The following proteins are co-located in the Pseudomonas sp. DY-1 genome:
- a CDS encoding LysE family transporter: MLSFFIAAMLLGFVFNAAPGAVFSETLRRGLRDGYKPALMVQIGSLVGDATWAALGLTGLALLLDSATVRYPLTIASALYLGWLGLQSLRDAHRPPQPSTEEQGASGGAFASGAALSLTNPQNIVYWAAMGGAMAAVGVAEPTPTHLAVFFGGFMLSSLLWCFICAGLVDWFRRAASTLWHRLTYLACGLCLLGLSGMTAAELLKLA; the protein is encoded by the coding sequence ATGTTGTCCTTCTTCATCGCTGCGATGCTTCTCGGATTCGTCTTCAACGCAGCACCCGGCGCGGTGTTCAGCGAAACCCTGCGCCGCGGCCTGCGCGACGGTTACAAGCCCGCGCTGATGGTGCAGATCGGCTCGCTGGTGGGCGATGCCACCTGGGCCGCGCTGGGCCTTACCGGCCTCGCCCTGTTGCTGGACAGCGCCACCGTGCGCTACCCCCTGACCATCGCCAGTGCCCTGTATCTGGGCTGGCTCGGCTTGCAGTCGCTGCGTGACGCCCATCGCCCGCCGCAGCCCTCGACCGAAGAGCAAGGTGCCAGCGGCGGTGCTTTCGCCTCTGGCGCCGCCCTGTCGCTGACCAACCCGCAGAACATCGTCTACTGGGCCGCCATGGGCGGGGCCATGGCGGCAGTGGGCGTGGCCGAACCGACACCGACCCACCTTGCAGTGTTCTTCGGCGGTTTCATGCTGTCTTCGCTGCTCTGGTGCTTTATCTGTGCCGGCCTGGTGGACTGGTTCCGCCGTGCCGCTTCCACCCTCTGGCACCGCCTCACCTATCTCGCCTGTGGCCTTTGCCTGCTGGGCCTGTCGGGGATGACGGCGGCGGAGCTGCTGAAGCTGGCCTGA
- the azu gene encoding azurin → MIRKLVVASVLALASAPLLAAECTVDVQGTDQMTFDTKEIKVSKSCKTFTVNLKHSGKLAKNVMGHNWVLSKTTDAQAIATEGMTAGLDKDYIKADDPRIIAHTKMIGGGESASVTFDVSKLTAGEGYEFFCSFPGHVSMMKGTLALVD, encoded by the coding sequence ATGATTCGCAAGCTCGTCGTTGCATCCGTGCTGGCCCTGGCCAGTGCACCTCTGCTGGCTGCTGAATGTACCGTGGATGTGCAAGGCACTGACCAGATGACTTTCGATACCAAAGAGATCAAGGTCAGCAAAAGTTGCAAAACCTTCACCGTGAACCTGAAGCACTCGGGCAAGCTGGCCAAGAACGTAATGGGCCACAACTGGGTGCTGAGCAAGACCACCGATGCCCAGGCCATTGCCACCGAAGGCATGACCGCCGGCCTCGACAAGGACTACATCAAGGCCGACGACCCCCGCATCATCGCCCACACCAAGATGATCGGCGGTGGCGAGAGCGCCAGTGTGACCTTCGACGTGTCCAAGCTGACTGCCGGTGAGGGCTACGAGTTCTTCTGCTCGTTCCCGGGGCACGTGTCGATGATGAAGGGTACCCTGGCCCTGGTCGACTGA
- a CDS encoding DUF1338 domain-containing protein has translation MSTNQRLFALVASVIGEPAARWVEAHVEIPTSLSAFPFSNAAVHRAWLAEALNLCLFHKLVEAVPIGRTYVEEQKAKGRQVVFDHGAIRTVDWPDNGALPRGRLAFARLLEPLGFADVRTYPLTRLKMTGYAYRQMDLPEDIAQFFVSELHPGRFGESFQLAVSRVVGDSRDPLDASHKAILDTLWRQRQCSEAEARHLLPALYRAFDRQHGVVQESDYQLLRDESVEMAWIATEGNMFNHLTDRVANLQSVVDEQNAKGRPMKASIEVSASGRVMQTAYRAVQVQRDFIDANGRTVQREVPGSFVEFIQRELDPEEARLDLNFDSGNAQGIFKMTAGQ, from the coding sequence ATGTCCACCAACCAACGCCTTTTTGCCCTGGTCGCCAGCGTGATCGGCGAGCCCGCCGCCCGCTGGGTCGAAGCCCATGTGGAAATCCCCACGAGCCTGTCTGCCTTTCCATTCAGTAACGCCGCCGTGCACCGCGCCTGGCTGGCCGAGGCACTGAATCTCTGCCTGTTCCACAAGCTGGTGGAGGCGGTGCCCATTGGTCGTACTTATGTGGAAGAGCAAAAAGCCAAAGGCCGCCAGGTGGTGTTCGATCACGGTGCCATCCGCACCGTCGACTGGCCGGATAACGGCGCCCTGCCCCGTGGCCGCCTGGCCTTCGCCCGGTTGCTGGAGCCCCTGGGGTTCGCCGATGTGCGCACCTATCCGCTGACCCGACTGAAGATGACCGGTTATGCCTACCGGCAGATGGACCTTCCCGAGGACATCGCCCAGTTCTTCGTCTCAGAACTCCATCCGGGCCGCTTCGGCGAGAGCTTCCAGCTGGCGGTGAGCCGCGTGGTGGGCGACAGCCGCGACCCGCTGGACGCCAGCCACAAGGCCATCCTCGACACCCTCTGGCGCCAGCGCCAATGCAGCGAGGCCGAGGCTCGGCACCTGCTACCCGCGCTCTATCGCGCCTTTGACCGTCAGCACGGTGTGGTGCAAGAAAGCGACTACCAGTTGCTGCGCGACGAAAGCGTGGAAATGGCCTGGATCGCCACTGAGGGCAACATGTTCAATCACCTCACCGACCGGGTCGCCAACCTGCAGTCGGTGGTCGATGAGCAAAATGCCAAGGGCCGGCCGATGAAGGCCAGCATCGAAGTCTCGGCGTCCGGCCGGGTGATGCAAACCGCCTACCGCGCCGTGCAGGTACAGCGCGACTTCATCGACGCCAACGGCCGGACCGTGCAGCGGGAGGTGCCGGGTTCATTCGTGGAATTCATCCAGCGCGAGCTCGATCCGGAAGAGGCCCGACTGGACCTGAACTTCGACAGCGGCAATGCCCAGGGCATCTTCAAGATGACCGCAGGCCAGTAG
- a CDS encoding LysR family transcriptional regulator translates to MLKRHMPSITALQCFEAVARHLSFTRASEELNLTQSAVSKQVAQLEELLQHLLFRRVRRRLQLTPAGSLYLTEVRKILAQVEMSTHYMLSYGGDTEVLRVATPPTFGARWLIPRLKGWRLRHPNVHLDLRNELEPNALVQGRCDVAFYFGHGALPGAECIRLFSEEVVPVCAPGAMPKQPFTEPTQLTELVLLQNATRPEAWHEWFQSQDRHTEHSYHGPRFDTSYMCIRAAQAGCGVALLPRFLVEEELQEGKLVIPWNHPMPSRNAYYLAYAEHAAEVPKVKGFVRWMLEQMDQE, encoded by the coding sequence ATGCTCAAACGCCACATGCCCTCGATCACCGCCCTGCAATGCTTCGAAGCGGTGGCCCGTCACCTCAGTTTCACCCGCGCCTCAGAGGAGCTGAACCTGACCCAGAGTGCGGTGAGCAAGCAGGTGGCGCAGCTGGAAGAACTGCTCCAGCACCTCCTGTTCCGCCGCGTACGCCGGCGCCTGCAGCTGACCCCGGCGGGCTCGCTGTACCTGACCGAAGTGCGCAAGATCCTCGCCCAGGTGGAGATGTCCACCCACTACATGCTGTCCTACGGCGGCGATACCGAAGTGCTGCGGGTCGCCACCCCGCCCACCTTCGGTGCGCGCTGGCTGATTCCGCGACTCAAGGGCTGGCGGCTGCGACACCCGAATGTGCACCTGGACCTGCGCAATGAACTGGAACCCAATGCCCTGGTCCAGGGGCGTTGCGACGTGGCCTTCTACTTCGGCCATGGCGCGCTGCCTGGCGCCGAGTGCATCCGCCTGTTCAGCGAGGAAGTGGTACCGGTCTGCGCCCCCGGCGCGATGCCGAAGCAGCCTTTCACCGAGCCGACTCAGCTCACCGAACTGGTGCTGCTGCAGAACGCGACCCGCCCGGAAGCCTGGCATGAATGGTTCCAGAGCCAGGACCGGCACACCGAACACAGCTACCACGGGCCACGCTTCGACACGTCCTATATGTGCATCCGCGCCGCCCAGGCCGGCTGCGGCGTAGCCCTGCTGCCGCGATTCCTGGTGGAGGAAGAGTTGCAGGAAGGCAAGCTGGTGATCCCCTGGAATCACCCCATGCCCAGCCGCAATGCCTACTACCTGGCTTACGCCGAGCACGCAGCGGAAGTGCCGAAGGTAAAGGGTTTCGTGCGCTGGATGCTGGAGCAGATGGATCAGGAGTAA
- a CDS encoding aldehyde dehydrogenase family protein, which yields MVAALLDRLGVDSSLYQQGDHAVHSPIDGSRIGTVRLESRAEVEAKIARAAEAFHAWRKVPAPRRGELIRQYGEVLRQYKAELGELVSWEAGKITQEGLGEVQEMIDICDFAVGLSRQLYGLTIASERPGHHMRETWHPLGVVGVISAFNFPVAVWSWNTALALVCGNPVVWKPSEKTPLTALACQALFERVAKNFSDAPANLSQVVIGAREAGEALVDDPRVALVSATGSTRMGREVAPRVAARFARSVLELGGNNAMILAPSADLDLAVRAILFSAVGTAGQRCTTLRRLIAHESVKAEIVERLKAAYSKVRIGHPLEGNLVGPLIDKQSFEGMQRALEQARAEGGTVFGGERQLADRYPNAYYVSPAIAEMPGQSAVVCHETFAPILYVVGYSDFEDAIALNNAVPQGLSSCAFTTDVREAELFQSAVGSDCGIANVNIGPSGAEIGGAFGGEKETGGGRESGSDAWKAYMRRQTNTVNYSHELPLAQGITFD from the coding sequence ATGGTTGCCGCACTGCTTGACCGCCTCGGTGTCGATTCATCCCTCTACCAACAAGGCGATCACGCCGTTCATTCGCCCATCGACGGTAGCCGCATCGGTACCGTGCGCCTTGAAAGCCGCGCGGAAGTCGAAGCGAAGATCGCTCGCGCAGCCGAAGCCTTCCACGCCTGGCGCAAGGTGCCGGCGCCGCGTCGCGGCGAGCTGATCCGCCAGTACGGTGAAGTGCTGCGCCAGTACAAGGCCGAGCTGGGGGAACTGGTTTCCTGGGAAGCCGGCAAGATCACCCAGGAAGGTCTGGGCGAGGTGCAGGAAATGATCGACATCTGCGACTTCGCCGTCGGCCTGTCGCGCCAGCTATACGGGCTGACCATCGCCTCCGAGCGCCCCGGCCACCACATGCGTGAAACCTGGCATCCGCTGGGTGTGGTCGGTGTCATCAGCGCGTTCAACTTCCCGGTTGCCGTCTGGTCGTGGAACACCGCGCTGGCGCTGGTATGCGGCAACCCGGTGGTGTGGAAACCTTCGGAGAAGACTCCGCTCACCGCGCTGGCCTGCCAGGCGCTGTTCGAGCGCGTGGCGAAGAATTTCAGTGACGCTCCGGCCAACCTCAGTCAGGTGGTGATCGGCGCTCGCGAAGCCGGCGAAGCCCTGGTGGATGACCCGCGCGTGGCGCTGGTCAGCGCCACCGGCAGCACCCGCATGGGCCGAGAAGTCGCTCCTCGAGTTGCGGCGCGCTTCGCCCGCAGCGTGCTGGAGCTGGGCGGTAATAACGCCATGATCCTTGCCCCTAGCGCCGATCTCGACCTGGCGGTACGCGCCATTCTCTTCAGCGCCGTTGGCACTGCCGGCCAGCGCTGCACCACCCTGCGCCGCCTGATCGCCCATGAATCAGTGAAGGCCGAGATCGTCGAGCGCCTGAAGGCTGCCTATTCCAAGGTGCGCATCGGCCATCCGCTGGAGGGCAACCTGGTCGGTCCGCTGATCGACAAGCAGAGCTTCGAGGGCATGCAGCGTGCGCTGGAGCAGGCTCGCGCCGAAGGCGGCACGGTGTTCGGTGGCGAGCGCCAACTGGCCGATCGTTACCCCAACGCCTATTACGTATCACCGGCCATCGCTGAAATGCCCGGCCAGAGTGCCGTGGTCTGCCACGAGACATTCGCCCCGATTCTCTACGTGGTCGGCTACAGCGATTTCGAAGACGCCATCGCCCTCAACAACGCCGTGCCCCAGGGCCTGTCGTCCTGTGCGTTCACCACCGATGTGCGTGAAGCCGAGCTGTTCCAGTCGGCGGTGGGCAGCGACTGTGGCATCGCCAACGTCAACATCGGCCCGAGTGGCGCGGAGATCGGCGGTGCCTTTGGTGGCGAGAAGGAAACCGGAGGTGGCCGCGAGTCCGGCTCGGACGCCTGGAAGGCCTACATGCGCCGCCAGACCAACACCGTGAACTACTCTCACGAGCTGCCGCTGGCCCAGGGCATCACCTTCGACTAA
- a CDS encoding FAD-binding oxidoreductase translates to MTLRQECLWEYLTPQLPESPVLHGEVKVDVCVIGAGFTGLSAALHLLEAGKRVCLLEAHTAGHGGSGRNVGLVNAGMWIPPDEIEAGLGRTVGERLNRTLGAAPSLVFSLVDRYGIDCQLRREGTLHMAHNARGQADLASRCEQWQRRGAPVELLTGNACRDATGTDRIAAALLDRRAGTLNPMGYTRGLARAVKYLGGQLFEHSKVLRLERQGADWCVISEHGVAIAPQVVIASNAYTEGEWTELRRHFFPGYYYQVASTPLSGEAAARILPGGQGSWDTRQVLSSIRRDAAGRLLLGSLGNGSRKPDWFLRAWADRIQRHYFPYLGKVDWEFTWTGCIDFTPDHLMRLYEPAPGLLAFTGYNGRGVTTGSVVGKAFADYLLSGDETVLPMPFQPMRAVAAVGLRSSLYEAGFSLYHAGQCLRVVI, encoded by the coding sequence ATGACCCTGCGCCAGGAATGCCTCTGGGAATATCTGACGCCACAACTGCCGGAAAGCCCGGTCTTGCACGGCGAGGTCAAGGTCGATGTCTGTGTGATAGGGGCCGGCTTCACCGGCCTCTCCGCAGCCTTGCACCTGCTGGAAGCGGGTAAGCGTGTCTGCCTGCTGGAAGCCCATACCGCTGGCCACGGCGGCTCCGGGCGCAACGTCGGGCTGGTCAACGCCGGCATGTGGATTCCGCCGGATGAGATCGAGGCCGGCCTCGGTCGCACGGTTGGCGAGCGCCTCAATCGCACCCTGGGTGCCGCACCGTCACTGGTTTTCTCCCTGGTGGACCGCTATGGCATCGACTGCCAGTTGCGCCGCGAGGGCACTCTGCATATGGCCCACAACGCTCGTGGCCAGGCCGATCTCGCCAGCCGTTGTGAGCAATGGCAGCGCCGTGGCGCGCCGGTTGAGCTGCTGACCGGCAACGCCTGCCGCGACGCCACCGGCACAGACAGGATTGCCGCCGCGCTGCTCGATCGCCGCGCCGGGACCCTCAATCCGATGGGGTACACCCGTGGCCTGGCCCGTGCGGTGAAATACCTCGGCGGCCAGCTCTTCGAGCATTCGAAGGTTTTGCGCCTGGAGCGCCAGGGCGCCGACTGGTGTGTGATCAGCGAGCACGGCGTGGCCATCGCCCCGCAGGTGGTGATCGCCTCCAATGCCTACACCGAAGGCGAGTGGACCGAACTGCGCCGCCACTTCTTCCCCGGTTATTACTACCAGGTGGCTTCCACGCCGCTCTCGGGTGAGGCCGCCGCGCGCATCCTGCCGGGCGGCCAGGGTTCGTGGGATACCCGGCAGGTGCTCAGCAGCATCCGCCGCGATGCCGCCGGACGCCTGCTGCTCGGCAGCCTGGGTAATGGCTCGCGCAAGCCGGACTGGTTCCTGCGCGCCTGGGCCGATCGCATCCAGCGCCACTACTTCCCGTATCTGGGCAAGGTGGACTGGGAGTTCACCTGGACCGGTTGTATCGACTTCACTCCCGACCATCTCATGCGCCTCTACGAGCCGGCGCCGGGACTGCTGGCCTTCACCGGCTACAACGGTCGTGGAGTGACCACCGGCAGCGTGGTAGGCAAGGCGTTCGCCGACTATCTGCTCAGTGGTGACGAAACGGTCCTGCCGATGCCCTTCCAGCCCATGCGGGCGGTAGCGGCGGTAGGGTTGCGCAGTTCGCTCTACGAAGCAGGTTTTTCGCTCTACCACGCGGGGCAGTGCCTGCGTGTGGTGATCTGA
- a CDS encoding branched-chain amino acid ABC transporter substrate-binding protein, whose amino-acid sequence MSQKIFRKGFLALAVTTALGISSVVQADVVIGVAGPHTGANASFGEQYWRGASQAAEDLNAAGGINGEKIKLVKADDACEPKQAVAVANRLVDQDKAIAVVGHFCSSSTIPASEVYDEAGILAMTPGSTNPAVTERGLSGMFRMCGRDDQQGIVAGDYIVDVLKATKVAIIHDKDTYGQGLADATKAQLAKRGVKEVLYEGLTRGEKDFNALVTKIRASGAEVVYFGGLHPEAGPLVRQMREQGLTAKFLSGDGIVTDELVTTAGGPQYTKGVLMTFGADPRKIADGKAVIEKFRAGGFEPEGYTLYAYATLQALAAGFNGAGSNDPAKASEWLKGHPVQTVMGKKEWDSKGDLKVSDYVIYEWDDKGKYSQQ is encoded by the coding sequence ATGTCGCAGAAGATTTTCAGAAAAGGCTTTCTGGCTCTGGCGGTTACCACCGCGCTGGGCATTTCTTCCGTTGTACAGGCTGATGTAGTCATTGGCGTAGCCGGGCCGCACACCGGCGCGAACGCCTCGTTTGGGGAACAATACTGGCGCGGTGCTTCCCAGGCCGCCGAAGATCTCAACGCCGCCGGTGGTATCAACGGCGAGAAGATCAAACTGGTGAAAGCCGACGACGCCTGCGAGCCGAAACAGGCCGTGGCCGTTGCCAACCGTCTCGTCGACCAGGACAAGGCCATCGCCGTTGTCGGTCACTTCTGCTCCTCCTCCACCATTCCTGCTTCCGAGGTCTACGACGAAGCCGGCATCCTCGCCATGACACCGGGCTCCACCAACCCGGCAGTGACCGAGCGCGGCCTGTCCGGCATGTTCCGCATGTGCGGTCGTGACGATCAGCAAGGCATCGTGGCCGGCGACTACATCGTCGACGTGCTGAAGGCCACCAAGGTCGCGATCATCCACGACAAGGACACCTACGGTCAGGGCCTGGCCGACGCCACCAAGGCACAGCTGGCCAAGCGCGGCGTGAAGGAAGTCCTGTACGAAGGCCTGACCCGCGGTGAGAAAGACTTCAACGCCCTGGTCACCAAGATTCGCGCCTCCGGCGCCGAGGTCGTCTACTTCGGCGGTCTGCACCCGGAAGCCGGCCCGCTGGTTCGCCAGATGCGTGAGCAGGGCCTGACCGCCAAGTTCCTCTCCGGCGACGGCATCGTGACCGACGAACTGGTCACCACCGCCGGCGGCCCGCAATACACCAAGGGTGTGCTGATGACCTTCGGCGCCGACCCCCGCAAGATCGCGGACGGCAAGGCGGTGATCGAGAAGTTCCGCGCCGGCGGCTTCGAGCCGGAAGGCTACACCCTGTATGCCTATGCGACCCTGCAAGCCCTGGCTGCCGGCTTCAATGGCGCCGGTTCCAACGACCCGGCCAAGGCTTCTGAATGGCTGAAGGGCCATCCGGTGCAGACGGTGAT